One window of the Eucalyptus grandis isolate ANBG69807.140 chromosome 8, ASM1654582v1, whole genome shotgun sequence genome contains the following:
- the LOC104414758 gene encoding protein LIFEGUARD 4 codes for MKSKAGDVESGQAAAALYPGMLESPQLRWAFIRKVYAIILVQLLLTAGVATAVGLVKPVSRFIAKTWPGFGVLMALIVLSFIIVIVLRAYHNRYPVNFVLLGLFTVTMASMVGLSCAFSEEKVILESAILTSVVIVALTFYTFWVVKRGGDFSFLGPFLFASLLVLLVFALIQIFFPLGKLSMMIFSCVAAVVYAGYIVYDTGNLIKRYSYDEYIWAAVSLYLDIINLFLNFINVFRSG; via the exons ATGAAGAGCAAGGCCGGCGACGTCGAGAGCGGCCAAGCCGCCGCTGCATTGTACCCAGGCATGCTCGAGAGCCCGCAGCTTCGCTGGGCTTTCATACGTAAAGTGTACGCGATCATCCTGGTGCAGCTCCTCCTCACAGCCGGCGTGGCCACTGCAGTCGGCCTGGTGAAGCCCGTGTCGCGCTTCATCGCCAAGACCTGGCCGGGGTTCGGCGTCCTCATGGCCCTCATCGTCTTATCTTTCATAA TTGTAATCGTGCTGCGCGCGTACCACAACAGATATCCGGTGAACTTCGTCCTCCTGGGCCTGTTCACGGTCACGATGGCGTCCATGGTGGGTCTCTCCTGCGCTTTTTCAGAAG AAAAGGTCATTTTGGAATCGGCAATCTTGACAAGTGTCGTCATAGTCGCGCTTACTTTCTACACCTTCTGGGTCGTAAAGAGAGGCGGCGACTTCAGTTTTCTCGGACCCTTTTTGTTCGCTTCCCTCCTGGTATTACTTGTTTTCGCTCTTATTCAG atcttctttcctctggggaAACTATCCATGATGATATTCAGCTGTGTGGCAGCAGTCGTATACGCCGGCTACATTGTGTACGACACCGGTAACTTGATCAAGCGCTACAGCTACGACGAGTACATTTGGGCTGCAGTTTCTCTCTATCTTGACATCATCAACCTCTTCCTCAACTTTATCAATGTTTTCCGAAGCGGCTGA